CTTAGGCCCTAGTAAATCAAGCGCCAATAAAAAATTAGTTTTAACTTTATCACCGCTTGTATCTACATAAATATTCTTTAAAAAGTCAGTAGGATTTCCTTTTAGATCCTTTACAAAATTTATCCCGCGCAGCATTTGATAAGTTGTGTCAAACCTGTGCTGTAAAAATGGGATTGCTCCTCCAAAATGCGCAAAAATGAATTTTACCTTGGGAAAATCGCGCAATATATCAGACATTAAAAGCTTGCCAATACACATCGTAGTATCAAAAACATATTCGATTACCGGAGTAAGCAAAGGATCGTTAACCCTTTCAAATCCAATAGGATTAACTATCTGGGAATGCACAAAAATCGGCAGATTCTGCTCCTGGGCCTGCCTATATATAGGTAAGAACATAGGGTCATCCAGATACATCCCATTGTAGCTTGAAGCAAGAGAAATTGCCCTAAACCCAAGCTCTCCGGTAACCCTGGTTAATTCATCCTGAAGATTCTTGGCACTATCAACCGGTAATACAGCAGCACCAATAAACTTATCAGGGTAACGCTTTAAAATCTTAGCTACATTATCATTAAAGAGCCGAGCTACAAGAGAAATACTTCCTAGCTTTAAATGTGCATCAGAAGTCGGATAACTTAACACCGCTTTATCAATCCCAGCTTCCCCCATCAACTTAACTTGAGACTCGATATCCCCCCAAGCTTTAGAGAAAAAATGGGCGTTCGTTATTATCTCATCCGGCAACCAATGTGAGTGCGCGTCAATTATCATTAATGCTCCGTACTCTTTAAAATTCTTTCTGTCATTTCAATTTCATAGAGAAACTTTATTTCCGCTAAAACTTTTTTCCCGAATTCTTTTACAATTACGCTTTCAATTGCCTTTAACTTTAAAACCAGAAAATAATACTCTGGCCTAAGCCTGGCCCCATCAAATTTTAAATTATTTCCCTCAACCAGTTTATTCTGGATATAAACTTTAAACTCATCAATATATTTCTGAGCAAGCTTTGGCTTATCCAGCTTATTTAAATCTTTTAAGATAATCTTATCAATTTCAACCTGCGTAAACTTGCGTTCAATTTTATCAAGCGCTTCTTTTGTTGTTTTGTAGAACCACACTAAGTAGCGTTTCTTTAAGTTTTTCGTATCGAGCTTGTCCACAGTTGCCTCCTGCTTTATTGTGCCATTCCTGCGCAAATTGTCATCCCTGCGAAAGCAGGGATCCACTACATCGTGTAGATTCCCGCTTTCGCGGGAATGACAGCCTTTTTCATTTATTCGGATGTTCCTGCTTAAACGGAATTACCGGAGCTGTCCAGGGAGTCTGCTGATTGATAATCGCAATCTCCAAAGGGCAAACATTCGCGGGAACAGTTAAAGCAAATTTTACTGCATTTTCAATTGCTTCGGTAGACATAAGCCTTGAGGCATCCCCGGTAATTTCTTTTAATTTACCGGTTAAATCAGTGTCTGTTACCCCCGGCAATAAAGATGTAACCTTAATCCCATGATCACGCACCTCCCAGAATAAACCTTTTAGGAAAGCACGCAGCCCAACTTTTAATGAACTATAGACGATAAAATTTCTTGGCAAAGGATCGCAAAGTGTTGAACCTGAAACCATATTAATAATTGCGCCTGACTTAGCCTTAATCATATCATTAATGACTAAGCGAATTAACCGCACATATCCTAAATAATTAGTGTGCGCTAATCTTTCAAAATCTTCTATCGGTTGATCCTGAAAAGGATATTGGCTGGATACACCTGCGTTATTGATCAAAATATCGATTTTGCCAAATTTCTCTTTAGTTTTATTTACTAAATTATCCAAATCCTCTAACTTTGTGACATCACAGGCGATTGGCAATACCTCAACATTATATTTCTTTGCAATCTCATCTGCAGTTTCTTTTAACGGTTCAATTTGGCGCGCGGCAATAGCAACATTTACGCCTAAACTCGCTACTGTTGAAGCTAATGCCTTGCCAATCCCGCGGCTAGCTCCTGTTACAATCGCTACCTTACCTTTTAAATTATCACTCATTACTCCTCCCTGGTTTAATCGGTGAAACAAAAAGCAATATTATTAATCCCAAACAAAAAATAATAAAACCAAAAGTAAAACTTTTTTGTAAAATTATGCCGCTTAATGCAGCTCCTAAGCCACCGGATACAAAACGCACGCTGCTATTTAAACTTGCCGCCTCATTTATAGAATCCCGCGGCAGGTCAGTAAGCATAGTTGATAGGCCTGCGTGGTTAAAAGTCCAGCCCAAACCCCAGATAACCATAATTATAGCAAAGACAAAAAGCGGAAGATGGAAAATCAAAAGAAAAATACTTAAAATCATTAAAATAATTCCTAAATCCACTGTCTTTACTCTGCCAAGCTTATCTGCAAGGTCTCCTCCGATAACCTCACCAAAAACTCCGCTTAAGCTTGTCAAAGTAATGAGCATACTGATTAAGAATTGCCCAAAACAAAACTTGGTTGAGAAATAAACCCCTAACCACTGCTGAACCCCATGGTAAATTAAGCTGATAAAGAAGATATAAGTAAAAATTGCGAATATCTTTTTATCTCTTAAAACATCAAGGTAATTTACCTTAAATTTAGTTAGATCACTTTTAAAACTAGGCAAATAAAAAAACATTACAATGCTCAAAATAAATCCAATTATCGCAGGAAGTATAAAGATAAGTCGCCAATAAATTATTCCGCTTAAAAATAACCCGGCAAGCGAAGCGACAAAGGTTGCGCCAAAAAATATTCCTACAAATTTTCCGCGTTTATCCGGCTCCATGTGCTTTGCTATTAAAACAAGCCCGAGGGGGATAACGGAAGCGCCGAAAAAACCCATTAAGAATCTTGCTAAGAAAAGAGTTTTAATATTTGCAGCAAAACCTGCTAAAAGATTAGCAACAGAGAAGAAAAAGATGGAAATCAACTCTACTTTTCTTGCATCTACCGCCCTGATTAATGGCCCGTATAAAAGTGCAGCTAAGCCATAAGGCAGCATATACATCCAGATAATCTTACCAGCTATAAACTGAGAAAGAACAAATTCATGGGCAATTGAAGGCACTATAGCTGCGCTTGCAGCGACATTAAACGAAAGAACAGCACCTTCTAAACAAAGGATGATAAAAGTAAATTTCTTCACTTACTACTAGCTTCTCGCTCAATTACCTTTTTAAATATCTCTAAGTTTTCTTTGGAATGCTTATTAATAAACCCTTCCACCTGCTCGTCGTTAAACTTAGCTTTATCATCCATCTCAAAGTGTTGAATCCAAGTCAACTCTATCCCCTGAGGTTTCGGCGTATAAAGCCAGATAATCTTCATGTATTTAAAAGGGAATTTCGGCTCATGCCTTTCGGCATAGGCAAAATACTTATCTTTAAAAAGCAGCCTCCAGGATACCCAGGATTTATCTTCATCATCAGTTAAACGGAAGGTAATTTTGTTATCTTTCTTCTCAACTACCTCTGCCTTTTTATATTCTCCGCCGAATAGCTCAGTCCAGCGCGGGATATCATTAGAAATATCAAAAATTAATTCATAAGGTGCGTTAATAATTATGGAATTACAAGTATGCCCCATTTTATTTCTCCTTTTTTACTCTTTCCCGAATAAGCTTAATAAAATTGCCAAGTCTTTCTTTGCGCTTAATGAATGAGGCGCATTTTTTGGCATAAAAATAAAAACCCCCGGCTTCATTTTAATCTTCTTTCCATTTAAAACAAAAATCCCTTCTCCTTTTAACACGGTAACTGCTGCTTCGCGGGTAGATGTATGCTCGGAGATATCGCTTCCTTTTGCTAAACACATCAAAGTATAATTAGAAGTGGGAGTCTTGACCAAAACTTTGCTGAAAATCCCTTCTTTGGGGAATTCCATCATTTTTTCTAACTCTTTGAATATAGAATTTATCATTTTATATAATTGCTACAACTCTTGACCAGGCAGCTCCTGTATTTTTAATCTTTACCGGGAAACAAATGATTTTAAATCCGGAGGAAGGCAGCTTTTCTAAATTTGCTAACCTTTCAATATGGATAAATTCTCTCTTGCGGCCGTAAAAATGCGCTGGATACAAATACTTGATGTCTTTCTTCTCTAAGAATTCCTTAAGCATAAATCTATAAGGCCTATCTATCCCCATTGTATCTACCCCGAAGATTTTAATACCTCTATCTAAGAGATAATCAATCGCAGAAATATCAACCCCGGGATAGTCTGAGAAATATTTCGGCCCACCATATAACTTATCCGCCCCCGTATGCAGAATTACAATATCCAATGGCTTTAATTTATAATTTACCTTTGCAAGGCCTGCTTCAATATCAGAAGCAGCAATAGTTTCGTTTGGTTTTTTATGAGTTAAATCAAGTTTTACCCCATCTTGATAACAATATTCAAGGGGGATTTCTTCTGCAGTTTTTGCTGGGCGATTCTCTGAACGAGAACCGTAATGAAATGAATAATCAAGGTGAGTGCCGATATGAACCGGAGAATGCACAACTTCTAAAGAAAGAAACTCTTCATCCGGAAGGTCTTCTTTTTTTAAGATGCGTTTCCCTAAAGCATATTTAATCTTGCCTAAAAGAGTCTTGCCCATGATAACGCGGTTAAACTTCTCTACACCTGCCGAGTGAGTTACGCGTTCAATAGCTACTTTGTGTACTTCAAAAGCTTTATCGTCTATAGGAAGGCTTAAGTCAATTATTTGCATAGAGAATACCCCTACAAAAAGATTACGCCTTGATCAGTTTAGACTCAACCACTTTCACAATATCATTTATAGTTGAAGATTTTGTGATTTCCTTAGGGCTTAATTTTGTACTGAATTCTTTTTCAAGCGCAATAACCGTTTCTACCATTTCCGTTGAGTCAACGCCAATACTCTCTAATAAACTTAAATCATCTCTTAATTCTTCTGGCCTTACTTTTAAGAGTTTTACAAGGCAGTCTTTAATTTTTTGTTTTGTATCCATTATCATCTCCTTATATCTGCACTTCACCCTTTGTCGCTGCTGCTTCCCATTTATTAATTCCATTCATAACATCCTGAAAGCAAAGCTTAGCAAGCGGGTCAAAATTACTTTCCATAATCCGGTTGATTCTTCCGGGTTTTGAGAAAAATTCACGCATGCACCATGAACCAAGGCGCCCTAAATCTTCTGTAGTTAAATGGTCGGTTGGAATAACCGGATGCAGAAAATCCCAAGTACTGAAATCAACCTTCTTTGGATCCATCCAATTCTTCTTTAAAGCAATCCTCCACATTGGTGAATTCGGAGCAGGCGTAACGTAACCCACCCACATAATATCCGGATCCACTGCGTCGGTAAATTCAAACCGCTTCTTAATAATCTCCTCAGTATCATAATCAAAACCCATCATAATATCGGCAACTATCGCAATATCCTGCTTACGCAAAATTTCAATCGTCTTTTGAATCTGGTCTATTGTGATACCTTTTGCTATTCTTTTAAGCTCTGACTGCGTTGTAACCTCTATACCAAATACGCCCATAAACAACCCTGTCTCTTTCATTAAAGGAAGGACTGATTCGCAATTAACCCAGTCAATTGCACGCCCTAAAGATACCCATTTAATTGGGTTATTCGCTGCTTTTTTAAGCTCGCAGAATTTCTGCACTCTCTTGGGATCCACGTTAAAATTGTCATCCTGGATAACTACAACCTTAACCCCGTATTTTTTATGCAAAAGATTAAGCTCTTCCATGACTCTTTCCGGGCTCTTTGCGCGCCACTTTAAGAAATCAGACGGTGAACGCGGGTCAAACTGGTCCCATTCATAACAAAATGTGCACGCTGAAGGACAGCCTCGGGAAGTCACCATATCCACAAACGGCTTCCAATAAGTATGCCCCACATATTTATCCATTGGAAATAAATCATAGGCGGGAAGTGGTAATTTATCCAAATCTTCCATGAGCGGCTTATGCGGGCCCATTACAATCTCACCATCAATACGAGAAGTTACACCGCCCACATCTTTTAAACTTTTCTTTTTATCTATTGCCTCAATTAAATCTCCGAAAGATTCCTCTTCTCCCATTACTACAAAATCAACTGCCGGATTCTCTTCTAAAGTTGGTACTGGCATGGCCGAATACCACAAGCCGCCAAAGATTATCTTTGTTTTAGGTAATGCCTTTTTAATTTTTTGTGCTGCCTCTTTAAAATGCCTTAATACGCCGTATCCGCCATAACCATGCAACTGTTCACCCATTACAACAACATCAGGATTCTTCTCTTTAACCTGTTCAACTAATTCATCCATGGGTGTTTGAAATGCTTTCCCGTCGATAACTGCAACATCGGTATAGCCTCTCTCGCGGACATATGCTGCCCAATGCGCATAGAGCTGATTTGGGGACCTGTGGATTCCGTGCGTTGCCCATGCGCCTACCTTAGGCATTACAAATAGAATTTTCATTACTTATCTCCTTTCTCAACTATCAATACTGAGTTTATTCCGCCTCTACCGCGGGAAATTATCATCGCCTTATTTATATTATGCGTTCTTGCTTCCTTTTGAACAAAATTTAAACCATCAACAGCAGGATTCTCTAAATTTGTTGTTGGAGGAACTAACTTATTTTCCATTGCAAGAAGTGTAATAATCATGTCTATTGCCCCGCTTGCTCCAAGTAAATTTCCGAAGCTTGACTTTGGGCAGCTTACGGGAATCTTTGCCGCATGCGCTCCAAATACACTTTTTATTGCAGCAATCTCAGAATTATCCCAGATATCCACAGCCAAACCATCTAAACTGATGTAATCAATCCCCTCTGGATTAACCTTTGCATCAGCTAACGCTATATTAATCGCCCGGGCTAACTGTTTACCGTCGCGATCGGGATTAATCCTGTCACGCCCGTCGCATGAAGTCCCATAACCGCTGATAAACCCTAAAACATTCACTCCTCTTTGCTTGGCCCGCTCAACACTTTCCATCACAACTATACCAGCACCCTCTCCAATAACAAATCCGTCGCGTTTTTTATCAAACGGCCTATATGCTGATTCCGGATGTTCATTATTTCTTGAAAGCGCGCCGTATGTATTACAGCAAAGCAGCGAATAAGGAGTAACGGGGGCTTCCATGCCTCCGGCTAAAATCATATTAAGTTTATTTTTGCTTAAAACTTTGCGCGCATAGCCTAATGCCATTAAAGATCCGGCCCTATCAGCAACAACAGTTTTAGAAAATCCCTTTATCCCATAATAAATTGAAACCTGTCCTTGGGGTGCTGCGGGAAACCATGCCGAAGCCATATAAGGAGAAACTCCCTCGCGGCCTTCAATATACAAATCGCGTAATTCTGTTTCAGCATAAAGCCAGCCGCCGATAGCGTTACCTAAGAATATCCCAACCAATTTTGGATCTTCGTTTTTTATATCGATCTTCGCATCAAGAAGAGCTAACTCAGAAGCAATCAAGGCCATGTGAGAAAATGCGTCTATCTTTTTAAGAAGCCGTTCTGAAACATGGCTGTATTTTTCCAAATCATCAATCTGTCCTGCAATATGCGAAGGGTACCTCGAAGCATCAAAACGCGTAATATTCTTTATAAAGTTTCTTCCTGCCTTAACATTTGCCCAAAACTGCCGCTTTCCTATCCCGGAAGGAGCCACAACACCTATACCGGTTATTGCAATCTTATCCATTGTATCTCCTTAAAATTAAAGACGAATGAATCCCAGAAAAACCGCTACTTGTTTTAAGTATTGTGTTTACTTTTTTAGCCCTTGCAACATTAGGTATATAATCCAAGTCGCATAAGGGGTCTTTTTCTTCCTGATTTATCGTAGGAGGAAGAATATTCTTCTCAAAAATCATACAACATATGGTAAATTCCACTGCATTTGCCGCAGCCAAAGGATGTCCGATCATTGATTTAAGAGAACTAATCGGAAGTTTATAAGCATAATCACCGAAAATTGTTTTATATGCATTGGTTTCAAAGATATCATTCATACGAGTTGAGGAACCATGTGCATTGATATAATCTATTTCACTGGGCTTCATCCCAGCATCTTTAAATGCAAGATCAATGCAGCTGCTCATAGCCCCTCCATCCGAAGGAAGGTCTGTCATATGAAAAGCATTGCAGCTTGTGCCAAAACCCATTACTTCTGCATAAATACGCGCATTTCTTTTTAGGGCATGATTTAATTCTTCCAAAACCAATATCCCAGCGCCTTCAGAAAGGACAAACCCGTTACGCTTATTATCAAACGGCCGAGAAGCTTTTTCCGGATTCTCGTTATTAACTGCCAAAACATTAACTACATCAAAAGCGCCAAATGTAATTGGCGTAAGGGGCGCTTCTGCAGCGCCACAAATCATGATATCCTGCTCTCCATCCTGAATAGTCTCAAGGCCAAAACCCATTGAGTCTGTCCCGGCAGTACACCCTGTAGATAGAGTATTACAAATTCCTTTTAATCCATACCGGGCGCTAATCTCGATTGAGGGAGTATTAAACATCGCGGCATCATACAAATCAGGGCGGACCCTTGAAGGATCAATGGGATTCTTACCGTCGTCGGTAACAAGGGCAAATTCCTCTTCCATGTATTTTGTCCCACAGATAGCATTAGCAAGGCAAACCCCGACTCTTTCCGGATCTTCCTTAGAAAAATCAAGGTTACTATCTTTTATCGCCATGTCCCCTGCTGTTACTCCAAACTGCACATATCTATCCATGCGCACTGCTTCATCATGGGTAAGCCCCAGTTTAAAAGGATCAAAATCCCTTGCCTCGGCGGCAATCTTTGTATTAAAAACAGAGACATCAAAACTATCCACTAACCTAACTCCAGACTTTCCTCCCGACATCCCTTTCCAGGCATTTTCCTTACCAATACCATTGGGAGAAATCACACCGATACCCGTAATAACAACTCTACGCTTAGACATCTATTTGTTCTCCTTATTATCTTCTATCCTTTTAACCTTAAACACTATATTCCCACCATCAGGGCAAGTTACTGTATCTATTGAGTCAGGGTCTTGCATAAAGAAAAACTTCGCTCCAAAGTTAAGCGCAAATAGCGCAGGAAAAGCACAATGAAAAGCAGCCCCACAAAACCCGGGGATACATTTAAGGCCTGTTGTTTCCCATTTATCACCTATCTTATAACCGAATGTGCATTTTCCTTTTGCCTGCACAACTTCGATAACCATCTTCTTCGGATTCGGACCTTTAAAACTCGGGTCTTTCGCTACTGTTTCGACCTTCCCATCC
This region of Candidatus Omnitrophota bacterium genomic DNA includes:
- a CDS encoding amidohydrolase family protein, yielding MIIDAHSHWLPDEIITNAHFFSKAWGDIESQVKLMGEAGIDKAVLSYPTSDAHLKLGSISLVARLFNDNVAKILKRYPDKFIGAAVLPVDSAKNLQDELTRVTGELGFRAISLASSYNGMYLDDPMFLPIYRQAQEQNLPIFVHSQIVNPIGFERVNDPLLTPVIEYVFDTTMCIGKLLMSDILRDFPKVKFIFAHFGGAIPFLQHRFDTTYQMLRGINFVKDLKGNPTDFLKNIYVDTSGDKVKTNFLLALDLLGPKHLLWGSDWPAKKDFSAGIAAVKNLDISEEDKADILGGNLEGMFR
- a CDS encoding SDR family oxidoreductase — its product is MSDNLKGKVAIVTGASRGIGKALASTVASLGVNVAIAARQIEPLKETADEIAKKYNVEVLPIACDVTKLEDLDNLVNKTKEKFGKIDILINNAGVSSQYPFQDQPIEDFERLAHTNYLGYVRLIRLVINDMIKAKSGAIINMVSGSTLCDPLPRNFIVYSSLKVGLRAFLKGLFWEVRDHGIKVTSLLPGVTDTDLTGKLKEITGDASRLMSTEAIENAVKFALTVPANVCPLEIAIINQQTPWTAPVIPFKQEHPNK
- a CDS encoding MFS transporter, whose translation is MKKFTFIILCLEGAVLSFNVAASAAIVPSIAHEFVLSQFIAGKIIWMYMLPYGLAALLYGPLIRAVDARKVELISIFFFSVANLLAGFAANIKTLFLARFLMGFFGASVIPLGLVLIAKHMEPDKRGKFVGIFFGATFVASLAGLFLSGIIYWRLIFILPAIIGFILSIVMFFYLPSFKSDLTKFKVNYLDVLRDKKIFAIFTYIFFISLIYHGVQQWLGVYFSTKFCFGQFLISMLITLTSLSGVFGEVIGGDLADKLGRVKTVDLGIILMILSIFLLIFHLPLFVFAIIMVIWGLGWTFNHAGLSTMLTDLPRDSINEAASLNSSVRFVSGGLGAALSGIILQKSFTFGFIIFCLGLIILLFVSPIKPGRSNE
- a CDS encoding SRPBCC family protein, coding for MGHTCNSIIINAPYELIFDISNDIPRWTELFGGEYKKAEVVEKKDNKITFRLTDDEDKSWVSWRLLFKDKYFAYAERHEPKFPFKYMKIIWLYTPKPQGIELTWIQHFEMDDKAKFNDEQVEGFINKHSKENLEIFKKVIEREASSK
- a CDS encoding cupin domain-containing protein encodes the protein MINSIFKELEKMMEFPKEGIFSKVLVKTPTSNYTLMCLAKGSDISEHTSTREAAVTVLKGEGIFVLNGKKIKMKPGVFIFMPKNAPHSLSAKKDLAILLSLFGKE
- a CDS encoding cyclase family protein, giving the protein MQIIDLSLPIDDKAFEVHKVAIERVTHSAGVEKFNRVIMGKTLLGKIKYALGKRILKKEDLPDEEFLSLEVVHSPVHIGTHLDYSFHYGSRSENRPAKTAEEIPLEYCYQDGVKLDLTHKKPNETIAASDIEAGLAKVNYKLKPLDIVILHTGADKLYGGPKYFSDYPGVDISAIDYLLDRGIKIFGVDTMGIDRPYRFMLKEFLEKKDIKYLYPAHFYGRKREFIHIERLANLEKLPSSGFKIICFPVKIKNTGAAWSRVVAII
- a CDS encoding acyl carrier protein; protein product: MDTKQKIKDCLVKLLKVRPEELRDDLSLLESIGVDSTEMVETVIALEKEFSTKLSPKEITKSSTINDIVKVVESKLIKA
- a CDS encoding radical SAM protein — its product is MKILFVMPKVGAWATHGIHRSPNQLYAHWAAYVRERGYTDVAVIDGKAFQTPMDELVEQVKEKNPDVVVMGEQLHGYGGYGVLRHFKEAAQKIKKALPKTKIIFGGLWYSAMPVPTLEENPAVDFVVMGEEESFGDLIEAIDKKKSLKDVGGVTSRIDGEIVMGPHKPLMEDLDKLPLPAYDLFPMDKYVGHTYWKPFVDMVTSRGCPSACTFCYEWDQFDPRSPSDFLKWRAKSPERVMEELNLLHKKYGVKVVVIQDDNFNVDPKRVQKFCELKKAANNPIKWVSLGRAIDWVNCESVLPLMKETGLFMGVFGIEVTTQSELKRIAKGITIDQIQKTIEILRKQDIAIVADIMMGFDYDTEEIIKKRFEFTDAVDPDIMWVGYVTPAPNSPMWRIALKKNWMDPKKVDFSTWDFLHPVIPTDHLTTEDLGRLGSWCMREFFSKPGRINRIMESNFDPLAKLCFQDVMNGINKWEAAATKGEVQI
- a CDS encoding beta-ketoacyl-[acyl-carrier-protein] synthase family protein, translating into MDKIAITGIGVVAPSGIGKRQFWANVKAGRNFIKNITRFDASRYPSHIAGQIDDLEKYSHVSERLLKKIDAFSHMALIASELALLDAKIDIKNEDPKLVGIFLGNAIGGWLYAETELRDLYIEGREGVSPYMASAWFPAAPQGQVSIYYGIKGFSKTVVADRAGSLMALGYARKVLSKNKLNMILAGGMEAPVTPYSLLCCNTYGALSRNNEHPESAYRPFDKKRDGFVIGEGAGIVVMESVERAKQRGVNVLGFISGYGTSCDGRDRINPDRDGKQLARAINIALADAKVNPEGIDYISLDGLAVDIWDNSEIAAIKSVFGAHAAKIPVSCPKSSFGNLLGASGAIDMIITLLAMENKLVPPTTNLENPAVDGLNFVQKEARTHNINKAMIISRGRGGINSVLIVEKGDK
- a CDS encoding beta-ketoacyl-[acyl-carrier-protein] synthase family protein, whose product is MSKRRVVITGIGVISPNGIGKENAWKGMSGGKSGVRLVDSFDVSVFNTKIAAEARDFDPFKLGLTHDEAVRMDRYVQFGVTAGDMAIKDSNLDFSKEDPERVGVCLANAICGTKYMEEEFALVTDDGKNPIDPSRVRPDLYDAAMFNTPSIEISARYGLKGICNTLSTGCTAGTDSMGFGLETIQDGEQDIMICGAAEAPLTPITFGAFDVVNVLAVNNENPEKASRPFDNKRNGFVLSEGAGILVLEELNHALKRNARIYAEVMGFGTSCNAFHMTDLPSDGGAMSSCIDLAFKDAGMKPSEIDYINAHGSSTRMNDIFETNAYKTIFGDYAYKLPISSLKSMIGHPLAAANAVEFTICCMIFEKNILPPTINQEEKDPLCDLDYIPNVARAKKVNTILKTSSGFSGIHSSLILRRYNG
- a CDS encoding TIGR04076 family protein; the protein is MPEVNTPFPRLKLTVMNVYGECYHGYKKGDELILEDFTHPPKFFCLGLAHALFPVIYALSFGAKFPFRDNQRSLLVTCPDGGKLEFKAEILDKDGKVETVAKDPSFKGPNPKKMVIEVVQAKGKCTFGYKIGDKWETTGLKCIPGFCGAAFHCAFPALFALNFGAKFFFMQDPDSIDTVTCPDGGNIVFKVKRIEDNKENK